Proteins encoded within one genomic window of Halocatena marina:
- a CDS encoding TrkA family potassium uptake protein: MMSVIVGYGRVGIRTADILRSEGHSVVIIDNDPEKVERANEAGFEAHEGSGDDEEILVEAGVKTADAVGGLTGDLNVNLSACVIADKYDCRTVLRIDDDYHADIYEKYAAEVDEVIYPERLGAAGAKTAILGGDFDVLGDLTESLSAGSVTVQENADVIGNRVVGIDLPNEALIYAHGRQGEPMTIPLPQTTIESGDEIAFMADPSTVTEVRTLLGGR, encoded by the coding sequence ATGATGTCCGTAATTGTCGGGTACGGACGGGTTGGCATTAGAACGGCAGACATTCTCCGATCGGAGGGTCATTCAGTTGTGATCATCGATAACGATCCGGAAAAGGTCGAACGCGCTAACGAGGCAGGATTCGAGGCGCATGAAGGAAGCGGTGACGACGAAGAGATACTCGTCGAAGCTGGCGTCAAAACCGCTGATGCGGTCGGTGGCCTAACTGGGGATCTGAACGTGAACCTCAGCGCATGTGTCATTGCAGACAAGTACGACTGTCGAACAGTGTTACGGATCGACGACGACTATCACGCAGATATCTATGAGAAGTATGCAGCTGAGGTAGACGAAGTTATTTATCCCGAACGTCTCGGAGCAGCGGGTGCGAAGACTGCCATTCTCGGTGGAGATTTCGACGTACTTGGGGATTTAACAGAGAGTCTCTCTGCAGGCAGCGTTACCGTCCAAGAGAATGCAGACGTAATCGGAAACAGAGTTGTTGGAATCGATCTTCCGAACGAAGCGCTCATCTACGCACACGGACGGCAAGGCGAGCCGATGACCATCCCACTCCCACAGACGACGATCGAATCGGGTGATGAAATCGCATTCATGGCGGATCCAAGTACTGTCACCGAAGTCCGCACACTGCTCGGCGGTCGATAG
- a CDS encoding MaoC/PaaZ C-terminal domain-containing protein, with product MAPEEGDVYTYERTFTEETVRQFGELSGDQQAIHTEPDEQNRLVVQGLLTATLPTKIGGDLGCLARAMEFDFHSPVYTGETVTCEWTNEHVDEREDRYDLKASIVCHTTNELVMSATVDGLVWK from the coding sequence ATGGCACCTGAGGAGGGAGATGTCTACACGTACGAACGGACGTTCACCGAAGAGACCGTCAGGCAGTTCGGTGAACTGTCGGGAGATCAGCAGGCGATACACACCGAGCCAGACGAGCAGAACCGGCTCGTCGTTCAGGGGCTGCTCACGGCAACCCTTCCGACGAAAATCGGAGGCGATCTCGGCTGTCTGGCCCGTGCGATGGAATTCGACTTCCACAGCCCGGTGTACACAGGCGAGACGGTCACGTGTGAGTGGACGAACGAACACGTCGATGAACGCGAGGATAGATACGATCTGAAGGCTTCGATCGTCTGTCACACGACGAACGAACTGGTGATGAGCGCCACTGTCGACGGGCTCGTCTGGAAATGA